Part of the Falco cherrug isolate bFalChe1 chromosome 1, bFalChe1.pri, whole genome shotgun sequence genome, agggatggggctaGGGCTCTCTGCCACTGTCTCCCAGGAGTCCTGCTGGGCCCACATCCAGAGCACGGCCGCCCAGAagaccctgctgctggggcaagtcaagctggcagtgctgcaccTCTTCCAGCTCGCCACCGCACGGCTCAGCATCGGCACAGATGTGGCCCTGGAGGACACCGAGGCCCAGCTGGACATGGTCAGCACAGCCCCTTTCCctgggcagcggggctgggggacacaAGGGGACACTCACATCCCCGGGTGGCTGTGAGTGGCATCGGGCTCCCATCTCTGcaggtgctgctctgcatgCAGGACCTGGCCGCCATCTGTGCCGAGCTGCACCCTGGGCAGCCAGCGCCACGTCCCCActtgcctgcagccccccgcaTGCCCTAGCTGTGTGACAAGGCTGCCAGGGTGCCCCCAAGCCAGGAACAGCCCCTGGGGACAACTGCCcgctcccagggctggggagagcctgccctgggctgccacaGGACTCGTGGCACCCTCCAGGGTCGGAGGTCACTCCTGGACAAGTCTGGGAACCCCCGCGGTGAGAGGCAACAGGGATGAAATAAACCCCAGCTGCGAACCCGCAGCACCTGCCTGTTCTCGGACTGTGTGGGGGTGGCCCAAGGGGGAGGAATTACCCCAGGCACGCCGCTTGCAGCAAGGACAAAGAGGAGTCGGGATGCAAAACCAGCCAAATATTTCATGTCTCCTTCCCCGACACCCAGCCCCGGTGTGGGGCAAGCTGCTGGGCCACGGCCCCCTCCCCTACACCCTCTTCCGCAGCTTGCCCTTCTTGGCGGCTCCCACCCGGCGCCCAAAGGCCATCTGCCGCAGCTCCTGCACCCGCTGCCGGTTCCGGGCCTTCAGGCGCTTCAGCCCCCCGCTCTGCAGGAAGCGGTGCTTGGCCGCCTTCTTGCGCTGCTTCAGGAtctgctgcttgttcttcagCTCCGAGCGCaccctgggggctgggggctgcccggACCCTGCAGGGGACGACACAGCCAAGGTCAGGCCAGAGGCCAGAGcgaggtggtggtgggatgcTATGGGGCTCTGTTGCTCAGTCCAGGTACTCACCGTGCCCACGCCCGTGCTTCCCTCTGAACTGCTCCCTGCCACGGCCATCTTCCTCATCCTCGTCCCGCTCGTCAACCTTGTACTTCTGCTTCCACTTTTCATAGCTGGGCCGGGGTGGGTTAAGGGAATGCGTGGTGACTCCCCATCGCACAACCCACCGCGGTGTCTGACCAGCCGCCCTCCCCAGGCCACTGCCCTGGCAGGGATCTCCGGGAGAGGGCACACGGtccagccccgctccccctcccccacagcccttgccacagcacaggcagggagcagcacccGCAGGCAGGATACAGGTTGTTCTTGTAGGAGCTGCTGATGTAGCGCCCACTCTCTGTCCGCACCTTCTTCTTGTCCTCCTGGCCCGTCTGTCCGACGAACCGCTTCTTCTTGCGGTCCCTGTGAGAGAGGGGAGGGTGgtgggacccccagccccaatTCCCCCCTGCAGCCTATGGGCAGGCTCTACTCACcacttcagcagctgcttgctcttGTTAAGGTTGTGGTTTTCGTCACCCATGAGATCCAGGACggctccagctgcctgctgctcaaAGGGGCTGCCCTCAGCGCCCACACTCAGCCTGCAAAGGGCAGGCAATGAGAGCAGCCCCCCGCGCGGGCCGGGACAGGACAGCGGCAGGAGCCCTCCCAGACTCACCCCCTCTCGCTCTCAAAGTCCTTGGGCCGGTAGGGGATGTAGAAGTCCTCGTCCCGCTGCGCCGTCTCCCGTGCCTTTTTCCTGGGGCTGTCTTCTCCCCCTCGGCCCCGTTTTCGCTTTTGGCCCACCACGGTGGAGAACACGTCCTGGAAGGGGACAGTGGAGGGGTTGCGGGAGCcatgtgtccccccccagccctgcaagtcACTGCAGCAGCCACAAGCTCTGGCACAGCTTGGGGGCCCCGGTGCTGCCGCTACCCAGCTGAGATggccttgcagcagctgctgtgtccACAGCAACCCCCCCAATCCCTGCCCCGTTACCTGAAggtcttcctcctctccttctccttctccctcctcaggcctggggggggctgggcacagcccctgcccttTGAGAGCTGCTGCCCGTTTCTCCTGCTGCCCACGCTGGTACTTCTCAATGAGGGCATGGTCATGGCGCCGCTTCGACCGCATCACGGTGCTGGCCAGCGTCCGGGACGTGGCATTGATCTCAAAGATAGTCTGCGAGCCGCGGTGAGCTGCATGTCCGGCCACACGgaccttccctcccaccccagcccaggtgcCTCGTGCTTGAGGAGGGGTCTCAACTCACCGCCTTGGACTTGTAGGTTTTAATGCTGTCCACGAACTTCAGCCTCTCCAGCTCGGTGTCTTCAAAGCGAGCGCCTGGGGAACACGGGCACGGAGAGGGGTACAGATTAGCTCCTTGGCGAGGGGAATGGGCTCCCCCTCCTCAGTGTCCCCGAGGCACTCACTGAAGAGCGGGTGCATGCCCAGCTGGGACACATCCAGGTCCTTCGCCCTCTTGATGGACTCGGGcgaggggccgggccgggaccGCAGGTACTGCTTGTGGGCGTTGTCGGCGACGCGACGCAGGCTCCGCAGCTCCAGCGAGCCCTCATGGTCCGTCAGCAGCAGGCACTCCTCATCATCCACCAGGCTCTGGGGGACACGGCCCAGGACCCCGTCAGCATCTGCAGTCCGGGAGACACTGTGTCACCCCACTGGCATCCACTCTGGGATCGTGGCAGCAATCCAGGATGTCACAGGGCAGAGCTAACAGCCACAGGGAGCTTGGTGGTGTAACATCAGCATCCCCAATGCATGGGCTGTcagagcccccagcaccccattTTCCCCAGCTGCACCCCAGTAACAAGGGCATATCGCCCCTCTGGGCGAATGCCAACCACAAGACCACGAATTCCAGCACTTAGCCAAGGGTGAAACCAAGTGGCCATGTAGCCAGTGTCCCAGCTTGGACATGCAGCCACGCTACCGCCTGCCACCAGGCCTGCCTTACCAGCGGGCATCTCCTGAGTGCCAGCCAGGACGAGCGGGCGCCCCAGGAAGAGGTGGAGGTCAAAGACGTAGGGCATCTCATCGGGAGCCACCAGCGAGTAGGCAGTGCCACTCCGGCCAGCTCGGGCCACGCGACCTggcaaggagaggaggagagtgGGAAATCaccccagtgccagcccagcctgcccccaCCTGGGCAGGGACCCACTGGTGCCCCTGGGAGCCCACACACGTGACACTGACCAGGTGGGCATGGTGCCaaggggctgtgggtggccggGGAAGGGGGCAAAGGGGAGCCCACCATGGCACCTCCCTAAAGGGAaggcaccagccctgcccccaAGGCTCCCCGCAGTCCAGCTGGGAGATCAGGGATATTCCTGACACTACTTTGTCCCCAGCCTGTCTCCTGAGATCAAAACAGAGCGACGTCCTGCCCCAAAAGTATCACCACCAAGCCAGGGGCATCGGTGCCAATCCAGCAGACCACAGGGATGGGAAAGGCAGGGGACAAAGGACAGCCCACTCACACTCTCCCTGTCACCCTGAGGGACCGCCAGGTTGCAAGGGCCCCTGCGCAGGGCACTGGCACCCACCGACGCGATGCAGGAACAGCTTGGCCTTGGCAGGGAAGCTGTAGTTGATGACGTTGTCCAGCATGGGGATGTCGAGCCCACGGGCGGCCAAGTCGGTGACCAGCAGCACCGGGCACTTGCCCTGGGCGAACTTGGCGATGTTGATCTTACGAGCGGTCTGGTCCAGCGAGCTGTAGATGTGTGTGCAGCGGATGCCCTGGGCCgtcagcagctggggaggagggaagagacaTCAGATCCTCCCTGGACATGcaccctcagctcccagggCCCCAAGACCCCAGGGTGTCCATCCAGACCCCCAAATCCCACTGTGCTCCCGCCTCTCTTCAAGGGGCAGGTGGATGCAGCACCTCCATGACCACATACGCCAGGATTTCTCCTTCAATCCAGCGAAACGGAGGCAGAGACTCCAGCAGGGACATGCTCACAGACACAGGCACCACATGGGTCTGGAAAGGGGTCCTAGGCACCCCCCTCAGCCTGCCCTGTCACAGGGGTACACACTGGGCACCCCCAAATGCCACTTGCCTCCTTGAGATActctgtgtggtgcttggtaGCCACAAAGACGACTGTTTGGTCCTGGGGCTTCACCACGCTCCGGAGCAGGTGGAGCAGCACGGCTGGTTTGTCGTCCCCACGCACGTGGAAGAAAGCCAGCTGCAAAGGgagggcagagctcagccccTCGGCATCACCATGCCAGACACTGCCACCCCTTGTCCCCTCCTCACGAGCCTGGAGCCACTGCAGGGTGGCTTGCAGGGGGCGGGGGACACAAAGCCCGTCTTGAGCCCCCCTGGCCCCTCTCACCTTGAGCTGCTCGCTGAGCTTGGACTCCACATCCAGACGGATCAGCATCGGCTCGGTGAGACCTGTGGGATGCGGTGACATGCAGGACATGGGCTGCACGTGGATGTGCTACTGGGACCTGCCCCACCCACCCATGGCTTGGAGTTGCCCCCTTGGCCCAGCATTAATCCAGCCTGGGTTTGCCAGGCCCGggcccagcagctgcaggaacgTGCCacgtccctgtccccaggctcTTCTCTGGTCCAGTCCCCCCTGGCCACCATCTGTCCCTTGGTCCTTACCAGCCCGGGCAAACTCAACAAGCAGCTTGGGCAGCGTGGCGGAGAAGAGGACGGTCTGGTGGCAGTCAGGGAGCCGGGCAATGATCTCCTGGAGCTGCTCGGCAAAGCCCATCTCGAACAGCCTGcaggggaggggacaggggacatGGGAGTGCCTGCCACCCCCCCGGGCGCCTCTCTCCCACCATCCCTCACCCCACTTGCAGGGACACTGCCAGCCCCGGGGACCCCCCTGCGCCCCGCTGACCTGTCGGCCTCGTCGAACACCACGTACTCCACGGTGTGCAGCTTCAGTTTCATCTCCACCGCCACGTGCACCAGGCGTCCAGGGGTGGCAATGATTCTGTAGGGACAGAGCTAGTGATGGGACCCggtggggggggacacagcgTCCCCACACCAGCCGGGGTGCAGGCCCCAAATCCGACTCAAAGAAGATCCGATGGAGACCCCCTTGTTCCCCATGTGGAGCACAGGAAGATGCTCCAAGAGAACACCAGGATGTGTCCACCAGTGGTGTCCCCCGATGGTGGGTGGCTCTCGGGGGCCACTTCCCCACCAGGTCCCCTCCTCACGCCCCCACTCACATGTCAGGGTTCTCGTGCAGGGCGGCAAACTGGTCCTCCATCCTGCGAGAGCGGGGAGAGGCTGGGGCGGCACCAGGCAGCAGGCGGCAGCTCAGCCCCTCGCCAGCTTTTGGGGAGGCTTTAGGGAAGCGGGGACcggtggggacatggggacagcttACTTGTCTCCTCCCAGGATCAGGGCTGTCTTCAAGCCTGTGAACTTGCCCAGCTGTGGGGTGAGAAAGAACCATGTTGGCGGGGGGGGTAAAAGCAAACTCCTTGCCCCCACTGTCCCCATTGTCCCCAACCACCCCCGTTGTCCCCTGTACCTCCTTGGTGAACTTCAGGGTCTGCAGGGCCAGCTCACGGGTGGGTGAGAGGATGAGGGCACGCGCCCCGGCCTGGCTGGGCCCCTTCAGCCGCTCGAACATGGGGATGAGGAAGCAGGCTGTCTTCCCGCTGCCCGTCCGCGCCATCGCCACCACGTCCCGGCCGCGCAGGATGGCGGGGATGCTCTGTGAGACATCATTGTCACCGTCACAGTCCTGCCACCACTGCCCCGGGGTGGGgaccccccactccccacgcTCACCTTCCTCTGGATGGGGGTGGGCACCTTGTAGCCCTTCTTCATGATGCCCTTGAAGACGGGGTAGCTGAGgcctgtggggatggggacaggtgAGGGGGCGTGGGCAGGAGGGGACGGTCCCCATCCCAGGGGCAgctgtcccctccctgcacGCACCCATGGACTGGAAGCCCCCggatttcttcttcttctggtTCTGGGCCCGCACCATGGCCCGCGTGTCTGGCTCAGCGTCGGCGCCATCGTCCTCGTCCTCCTTGGCGGCAGGGAaggcgggcagcggggccgtggggacctggggacagcagggggaCATGGCTGCGGTGATGGGCATCCCGCGGTGCCAGGGCACTGTGGCTCTGCACTGCCGGACCGGCAGGCAGGGCACCAGCGCTGGGGACTCCCGGTGGCACTGGGGACACCCGCACTGGCCCACTGGCACTGGGGACGCCCGGTGGCACTGGGCACACTGGCTTTGGGGACAGTGGCACACAGGGACTAGTGACACCAGTACCGGGGACACTGGCACATGGGACCAGTCACTGATACCAGGCACAGAAGCACACAGACTGGGGATGCTGGTACGGGGGATACAGGCACATACCGAGGATACCGGGCACAGGGGACACCGGCACATGGGGACCGGGAACACCAGTACCGGGGCACAGGGGACATCAGCAC contains:
- the DDX54 gene encoding ATP-dependent RNA helicase DDX54, whose protein sequence is MAPPRARRQPQGAPVPTAPLPAFPAAKEDEDDGADAEPDTRAMVRAQNQKKKKSGGFQSMGLSYPVFKGIMKKGYKVPTPIQRKSIPAILRGRDVVAMARTGSGKTACFLIPMFERLKGPSQAGARALILSPTRELALQTLKFTKELGKFTGLKTALILGGDKMEDQFAALHENPDIIIATPGRLVHVAVEMKLKLHTVEYVVFDEADRLFEMGFAEQLQEIIARLPDCHQTVLFSATLPKLLVEFARAGLTEPMLIRLDVESKLSEQLKLAFFHVRGDDKPAVLLHLLRSVVKPQDQTVVFVATKHHTEYLKELLTAQGIRCTHIYSSLDQTARKINIAKFAQGKCPVLLVTDLAARGLDIPMLDNVINYSFPAKAKLFLHRVGRVARAGRSGTAYSLVAPDEMPYVFDLHLFLGRPLVLAGTQEMPADADGVLGRVPQSLVDDEECLLLTDHEGSLELRSLRRVADNAHKQYLRSRPGPSPESIKRAKDLDVSQLGMHPLFSARFEDTELERLKFVDSIKTYKSKATIFEINATSRTLASTVMRSKRRHDHALIEKYQRGQQEKRAAALKGQGLCPAPPRPEEGEGEGEEEDLQDVFSTVVGQKRKRGRGGEDSPRKKARETAQRDEDFYIPYRPKDFESERGLSVGAEGSPFEQQAAGAVLDLMGDENHNLNKSKQLLKWDRKKKRFVGQTGQEDKKKVRTESGRYISSSYKNNLYEKWKQKYKVDERDEDEEDGRGREQFRGKHGRGHGSGQPPAPRVRSELKNKQQILKQRKKAAKHRFLQSGGLKRLKARNRQRVQELRQMAFGRRVGAAKKGKLRKRV